A region from the Clavibacter sp. A6099 genome encodes:
- a CDS encoding metal-sulfur cluster assembly factor — translation MSTQSTLTPQKFDEVEEALKDVMDPELGINVVDLGLIYDLAWDDENDALIIHMTLTSAGCPLTDVLEEQTAEALDGVVDAFRINWVWMPPWGPDRITDDGRDMMRALGFSM, via the coding sequence GTGAGCACGCAGAGCACGCTGACCCCGCAGAAGTTCGACGAGGTCGAGGAGGCGCTCAAGGACGTCATGGATCCCGAGCTCGGGATCAACGTGGTCGACCTGGGGCTCATCTACGACCTCGCGTGGGACGACGAGAACGACGCGCTCATCATCCACATGACGCTGACGTCCGCTGGCTGCCCGCTGACGGACGTGCTCGAGGAGCAGACCGCCGAGGCGCTCGATGGCGTGGTCGACGCGTTCCGCATCAACTGGGTGTGGATGCCGCCGTGGGGTCCCGACCGGATCACCGACGACGGCCGCGACATGATGCGGGCGCTCGGCTTCTCCATGTGA
- the sufC gene encoding Fe-S cluster assembly ATPase SufC, with product MSTLTITDLHVSVDTEQGRKQILKGVDLTINEGEIHAIMGPNGSGKSTLAYTISGHPKYHVDSGSITLDGVEVLDMTVDERARAGLFLAMQYPVEIPGVTTTNFLRTAKTAIDGEAPAIRGWIKDVRSSMAALKMDPAFAERNVNEGFSGGEKKRNEVLQLELLKPKFAVLDETDSGLDVDALKIVSEGVNRAKANTGLGLLLITHYTRILRYIQPDFVHVFVAGRVAEQGGRELADRLEEEGYDRFLTPSTSVDA from the coding sequence ATGTCAACTCTCACCATCACCGACCTGCACGTCAGCGTCGACACCGAGCAGGGTCGCAAGCAGATCCTCAAGGGCGTCGACCTCACGATCAACGAGGGCGAGATCCACGCCATCATGGGGCCCAACGGCTCGGGCAAGTCCACGCTGGCGTACACGATCTCGGGTCACCCGAAGTACCACGTCGACTCCGGCTCGATCACGCTCGACGGCGTCGAGGTCCTCGACATGACGGTGGACGAGCGCGCCCGCGCGGGCCTGTTCCTCGCCATGCAGTACCCGGTCGAGATCCCCGGCGTCACCACCACCAACTTCCTGCGCACCGCCAAGACCGCGATCGACGGCGAGGCCCCGGCCATCCGCGGCTGGATCAAGGACGTCCGCTCCTCCATGGCGGCGCTCAAGATGGACCCCGCGTTCGCCGAGCGCAACGTCAACGAGGGCTTCTCGGGCGGCGAGAAGAAGCGCAACGAGGTCCTGCAGCTCGAGCTGCTCAAGCCCAAGTTCGCCGTGCTCGACGAGACCGACTCCGGCCTCGACGTGGACGCGCTCAAGATCGTCTCCGAGGGCGTCAACCGCGCCAAGGCGAACACGGGCCTCGGTCTCCTCCTCATCACGCACTACACGCGCATCCTCCGCTACATCCAGCCCGACTTCGTGCACGTGTTCGTCGCGGGCCGCGTCGCCGAGCAGGGTGGCCGCGAGCTGGCCGACCGCCTCGAGGAGGAGGGCTACGACCGCTTCCTGACGCCCTCCACCTCGGTGGACGCGTGA
- a CDS encoding non-heme iron oxygenase ferredoxin subunit produces the protein MTAVRICGVDDLDVNEALRVEVEGLAIAIVKDSSGTVHAIGDTCTHGDISLAEGFVEGDTLECWAHGSKFSLETGKPRTLPAYEPVPVYPVSIVDGDIHIDTTPKS, from the coding sequence ATGACCGCCGTCCGGATCTGCGGCGTCGACGACCTCGACGTGAACGAGGCCCTCCGCGTCGAGGTCGAGGGCCTCGCCATCGCGATCGTCAAGGACTCCTCCGGCACGGTGCACGCCATCGGCGACACCTGCACGCACGGCGACATCTCGCTCGCCGAGGGCTTCGTCGAGGGCGACACCCTGGAGTGCTGGGCCCACGGGTCGAAGTTCTCCCTCGAGACGGGCAAGCCGCGCACGCTGCCGGCCTACGAGCCCGTCCCCGTCTACCCCGTGTCGATCGTGGACGGCGACATCCACATCGACACCACCCCGAAGAGCTAG
- the sufD gene encoding Fe-S cluster assembly protein SufD produces MTTPLATTEAPVPADQHGNRAHTDGGWATVPIQTRSERFTSTDVDAFDAVTGREAVWKLTPVRRIDDLISGELDGSRYPFTSTEAAGTSVSWIPRDDARIGTAGAPEDRAQANAWTSFGEALAIDVTGEERVTVTVGRSELGSAPRAAHTVITAAPFSRGVVILDNAGSASLAENVEIVVGDQAELTVVTVQQWDDEARHLAAHQAVVGRDAKLKHVVVTLGGSIVRVNPSAHLSNEGADGELLGVYFADAGQHLEQQVYVDHDAPNTRSRVTYKGALQGTGARTVWIGDVLIRRSAPGTDSYEQNRNLVLTDGTRADSVPNLEIETGDIAGAGHASATGRFDDEQLFYLQARGITEEEARRLVVRGFLSEIVQQIGVPDLEERLQAAIEAELSASPSASPSAAVAR; encoded by the coding sequence ATGACGACCCCACTCGCCACCACAGAAGCCCCCGTCCCCGCCGACCAGCACGGCAACCGGGCGCACACCGACGGAGGGTGGGCCACAGTCCCCATCCAGACGCGTTCCGAGCGCTTCACGTCCACGGACGTCGACGCGTTCGACGCCGTCACCGGCCGTGAGGCCGTCTGGAAGCTGACGCCCGTCCGCAGGATCGACGACCTCATCTCCGGCGAGCTCGACGGCTCCAGGTACCCCTTCACCAGCACCGAGGCGGCCGGCACGTCCGTCTCGTGGATCCCCCGGGACGACGCGCGCATCGGCACCGCAGGTGCTCCCGAGGACCGCGCCCAGGCCAACGCCTGGACGTCCTTCGGCGAGGCGCTCGCCATCGACGTCACGGGGGAGGAGCGCGTCACCGTCACGGTCGGCCGCTCCGAGCTCGGGTCCGCCCCGCGCGCCGCGCACACCGTCATCACGGCCGCCCCGTTCAGCCGCGGCGTCGTCATCCTCGACAACGCCGGATCCGCGTCGCTCGCCGAGAACGTCGAGATCGTCGTCGGCGACCAGGCCGAGCTCACGGTCGTCACCGTGCAGCAGTGGGACGACGAGGCGCGTCACCTCGCGGCGCACCAGGCCGTCGTCGGCCGCGACGCCAAGCTCAAGCACGTGGTGGTGACGCTCGGCGGATCCATCGTGCGCGTCAACCCCTCCGCCCACCTCTCGAACGAGGGCGCGGACGGCGAGCTCCTCGGCGTCTACTTCGCCGACGCGGGCCAGCACCTCGAGCAGCAGGTGTACGTCGACCACGACGCCCCCAACACCCGCAGCCGGGTCACCTACAAGGGTGCGCTGCAGGGCACGGGCGCGCGCACCGTGTGGATCGGCGACGTCCTCATCCGCCGCTCCGCGCCCGGCACGGACAGCTACGAGCAGAACCGCAACCTCGTCCTCACGGACGGCACGCGCGCCGACTCGGTCCCGAACCTCGAGATCGAGACCGGCGACATCGCCGGCGCCGGCCACGCGAGCGCCACGGGCCGATTCGACGACGAGCAGCTGTTCTACCTGCAGGCCCGCGGGATCACGGAGGAGGAGGCGCGTCGCCTCGTCGTCCGCGGCTTCCTCAGCGAGATCGTGCAGCAGATCGGCGTCCCCGACCTCGAGGAGCGGCTGCAGGCCGCCATCGAGGCCGAGCTCTCTGCCAGCCCGTCCGCCAGCCCGTCCGCGGCGGTCGCCCGATGA
- the sufB gene encoding Fe-S cluster assembly protein SufB: protein MSDVLIDRPELESLGQYEFGWSDSDVAGASAKRGISPQVVADISRRKSEPEWMLANRMKGYELFGKKPMPTWGADLSGIDFDNIKYFVRSTEKQAQTWEDLPDDIKNTYERLGIPEAERQRLVSGVAAQYESEVVFHSIQKELEDQGVIFMDTDTALREHPELFKEYFGTVIPAGDNKFAALNTAVWSGGSFVYVPKGVHVEIPLQAYFRINTENMGQFERTLIIADEGSYVHYIEGCTAPIYKSDSLHSAVVEIIVKKDARVRYTTIQNWSNNVYNLVTKRATAAEGATMEWIDGNIGSKVTMKYPSIYLMGERAKGETLSVAFAGPGQHQDAGAKMVHMAPYTQSSIVSKSIARGGGRAGYRGEIRVDAAAHHSANTVRCDALLVDTISRSDTYPAIDIRVDDVQLGHEATVSRVSEEQLFYLMSRGMPEDEAMAMIVRGFIEPIARELPMEYALELNKLIEMGMEGSVG from the coding sequence ATGTCAGATGTGCTCATCGACCGACCCGAGCTCGAGAGCCTCGGGCAGTACGAGTTCGGCTGGTCCGACTCCGACGTCGCCGGCGCCTCGGCCAAGCGCGGCATCTCCCCGCAGGTCGTCGCCGACATCTCGCGGCGCAAGAGCGAGCCCGAGTGGATGCTCGCCAACCGCATGAAGGGCTACGAGCTCTTCGGCAAGAAGCCCATGCCGACCTGGGGCGCCGACCTCTCCGGCATCGACTTCGACAACATCAAGTACTTCGTGCGCTCCACGGAGAAGCAGGCCCAGACGTGGGAGGACCTGCCCGACGACATCAAGAACACGTACGAGCGGCTCGGCATCCCCGAGGCGGAGCGCCAGCGCCTCGTCTCCGGCGTCGCGGCCCAGTACGAGTCCGAGGTCGTCTTCCACTCCATCCAGAAGGAGCTCGAGGACCAGGGCGTCATCTTCATGGACACCGACACGGCGCTGCGCGAGCACCCGGAGCTGTTCAAGGAGTACTTCGGCACCGTCATCCCCGCGGGCGACAACAAGTTCGCCGCGCTCAACACGGCCGTCTGGTCCGGCGGCTCGTTCGTGTACGTCCCCAAGGGCGTGCACGTCGAGATCCCGCTCCAGGCGTACTTCCGCATCAACACCGAGAACATGGGCCAGTTCGAGCGGACGCTGATCATCGCGGACGAGGGCAGCTACGTCCACTACATCGAGGGCTGCACCGCCCCCATCTACAAGTCCGACTCGCTGCACTCCGCGGTCGTCGAGATCATCGTGAAGAAGGACGCCCGCGTCCGCTACACGACCATCCAGAACTGGTCGAACAACGTCTACAACCTCGTCACCAAGCGCGCGACGGCGGCCGAGGGCGCGACCATGGAGTGGATCGACGGCAACATCGGCTCCAAGGTCACGATGAAGTACCCCTCCATCTACCTCATGGGCGAGCGTGCCAAGGGCGAGACCCTGTCGGTCGCCTTCGCCGGCCCCGGCCAGCACCAGGACGCCGGCGCGAAGATGGTGCACATGGCGCCGTACACGCAGTCGTCGATCGTCTCGAAGTCGATCGCGCGCGGCGGCGGCCGGGCCGGCTACCGCGGCGAGATCCGCGTGGACGCGGCTGCGCACCACTCCGCCAACACCGTCCGCTGCGACGCGCTGCTGGTCGACACCATCTCCCGCTCCGACACGTACCCCGCGATCGACATCCGCGTGGACGACGTCCAGCTCGGGCACGAGGCCACGGTCTCGCGCGTGAGCGAGGAGCAGCTGTTCTACCTGATGAGCCGGGGCATGCCCGAGGACGAGGCCATGGCCATGATCGTCCGCGGCTTCATCGAGCCCATCGCCCGCGAGCTCCCCATGGAGTACGCGCTCGAACTCAACAAGCTCATCGAGATGGGCATGGAAGGATCCGTCGGCTAG
- a CDS encoding COX15/CtaA family protein gives MTHGTDAGQSPSGSVLGQTLMVTRRLRERLPDGITRATRILVWTTLVVQTLVVGTGGLVRLTGSGLGCPTWPRCTADSFVSTPEMGVHGIIEFGNRLLTFVLVIVAIATFLAVLRLRNRGRGLFSLALAIGLGIPAQGVIGGITVLTGLNPYIVGLHFVVSVVLVVLSTVLVWRTYHPLDEAERSVPSSFLTLARITSVVVGITILVGIVVTGSGPHAGDQGAARNGLDPELLQHVHSWPAYTTFGLTIALVVIAARNRWTAVSRWTRVLLAVELVQIAVGLIQARTGLPEFLVGLHMVLACLLASAMTATLLSTTRRADTLRLTPAEVRRSAHVG, from the coding sequence GTGACTCACGGCACCGATGCGGGGCAGTCTCCCAGTGGGAGCGTGCTAGGTCAGACCCTCATGGTCACCAGGCGGCTGCGGGAGCGGCTGCCGGACGGGATCACCCGCGCCACGCGGATCCTCGTCTGGACCACGCTCGTCGTGCAGACGCTCGTCGTCGGCACCGGCGGGCTCGTCCGGCTCACGGGCTCCGGGCTGGGGTGCCCGACGTGGCCCAGGTGCACCGCCGACTCCTTCGTCTCGACGCCGGAGATGGGCGTGCACGGGATCATCGAGTTCGGCAACCGCCTGCTCACCTTCGTGCTCGTGATCGTCGCCATCGCCACGTTCCTCGCCGTGCTGCGGCTGCGGAACCGCGGACGCGGCCTCTTCTCCCTCGCGCTCGCGATCGGCCTCGGCATCCCCGCGCAGGGGGTCATCGGCGGCATCACGGTGCTGACCGGCCTGAACCCGTACATCGTCGGGTTGCACTTCGTCGTGTCCGTGGTGCTCGTCGTGCTGTCGACCGTCCTGGTATGGCGCACCTACCACCCGCTCGACGAGGCCGAGCGGTCGGTCCCGTCGTCCTTCCTGACGCTCGCGCGCATCACCTCCGTGGTCGTCGGCATCACGATCCTCGTCGGCATCGTCGTCACCGGATCCGGCCCCCACGCCGGCGACCAGGGCGCCGCGCGCAACGGGCTCGACCCGGAGCTGCTGCAGCACGTGCACAGCTGGCCGGCCTACACGACCTTCGGCCTCACGATCGCCCTCGTCGTCATCGCGGCCCGCAACCGGTGGACGGCCGTCTCGCGCTGGACCCGGGTGCTGCTCGCGGTCGAGCTCGTGCAGATCGCCGTGGGCCTCATCCAGGCGCGGACGGGCCTGCCCGAGTTCCTCGTGGGGCTGCACATGGTGCTCGCGTGCCTGCTCGCGTCCGCGATGACGGCCACGCTGCTGAGCACCACCCGACGGGCGGACACGCTCCGGCTCACCCCCGCCGAGGTGCGGCGCTCCGCCCACGTGGGCTGA
- a CDS encoding heme o synthase, which yields MNVAVQSRVDRETIGVARKTKAYVALTKPRVIELLLVTTAPVMILAQGGWPNPWLILGVLVGGTLSAGSANAFNCYIDRDIDRVMKRTQRRPLVTGELTDREALVFAWIIGVASIVWLGVISNWLAAALSLAAILFYVFVYTLWLKRRTPQNIVWGGAAGCMPVLIGWAAVTGDISWAPVILFMIVFLWTPPHYWPLSMKYRDDYASVNVPMLAVVRGRAAVGLQTILYAWATLACSLLLIPVAGMGLVYTLAALAGGGWFVYETHRLYDLAVRHEPIKPMRVFHASISYLSLLFLAVGIDPLLPF from the coding sequence ATGAACGTTGCGGTGCAGAGTCGGGTCGATCGGGAGACGATCGGCGTGGCGAGGAAGACCAAGGCGTACGTCGCACTGACGAAGCCGCGCGTCATCGAGCTCCTGCTCGTGACCACCGCGCCCGTCATGATCCTCGCCCAGGGCGGATGGCCGAACCCCTGGCTGATCCTCGGCGTCCTCGTCGGCGGCACGCTCAGCGCGGGCAGCGCGAACGCGTTCAACTGCTACATCGACCGCGACATCGACCGCGTCATGAAGCGCACGCAGCGCCGGCCGCTGGTGACGGGGGAGCTGACGGATCGCGAGGCCCTCGTCTTCGCCTGGATCATCGGCGTCGCCAGCATCGTCTGGCTCGGCGTCATCTCCAACTGGCTGGCCGCCGCGCTCTCGCTCGCGGCGATCCTCTTCTACGTCTTCGTCTACACGCTGTGGCTCAAGCGCCGCACGCCGCAGAACATCGTCTGGGGCGGGGCCGCGGGCTGCATGCCGGTCCTCATCGGCTGGGCCGCCGTCACGGGGGACATCTCCTGGGCGCCCGTGATCCTGTTCATGATCGTGTTCCTCTGGACCCCGCCGCACTACTGGCCGCTGTCCATGAAGTACCGGGACGACTACGCCTCGGTCAACGTGCCCATGCTCGCCGTCGTGCGCGGTCGCGCGGCCGTCGGCCTGCAGACCATCCTGTACGCGTGGGCCACGCTCGCCTGCTCGCTGCTGCTCATCCCCGTCGCGGGCATGGGGCTCGTCTACACGCTGGCGGCGCTCGCGGGTGGCGGCTGGTTCGTCTACGAGACGCACCGCCTGTACGACCTCGCCGTGCGCCACGAGCCCATCAAGCCGATGCGCGTCTTCCACGCGTCCATCTCGTACCTCTCGCTGCTGTTCCTCGCGGTCGGCATCGACCCTCTCCTCCCCTTCTGA
- the tkt gene encoding transketolase, whose amino-acid sequence MAALQWDPIDSKAVDTARILAADAVEKVGNGHPGTAMSLAPAAYLLFQKVMRRDPSDSTWIGRDRFILSVGHSSLTQYTQFFLGGYGLEIEDLQALRTWDSKTPGHPEYGHTDGVEITTGPLGQGLASSVGFAYAARYERGLFDPETPAGESPFDHFVYVIAGDGDMQEGITSEASSLAGHQELGNLIAIYDSNQISIEDDTDIAFTEDVAARYEAYGWHVQHVDWKKTGEYVEDVQELFDAVEAAKAETRKPSLIILKTIIGWPSPKKQNSGKIHGSALGAEELAAVKQIVGFDPEKSFEVPDGVLEHTRQAVERGQQQHREWDEKLAAWAEANPERKTLLDRVLAGDAPEGLDEALPVFPAGKDVSTRAASGKVINAIAEVMPELWGGSADLAESNNTTIESAPSFVPAERSTDMWKGDPYGRVLHFGIREHAMGAILNGIVLHGNTRPFGGTFLIFSDYMRPAVRLAALMKAPSIFVWTHDSVALGGDGPTHQPVEQLASLRAIPGLDVIRPADANETAQAWKTILTRRMGPAGLALSRQNLPVLERGTGDATATEFASAAGVAKGAYILADTEGTPDVILIATGSEVQFAVEAREALAADGVQARVVSAPSLEWFEEQDAAYKEHVLPEAVAARVSVEAGISLSWKQYVGHHGRSISIEHFGASAEYEVLYREFGITTEAVVKAAKESIASL is encoded by the coding sequence GTGGCAGCATTGCAATGGGACCCCATCGACAGCAAGGCGGTCGACACCGCACGGATCCTCGCCGCGGACGCGGTGGAGAAGGTTGGAAACGGTCACCCCGGCACCGCCATGAGCCTGGCCCCGGCGGCCTACCTCCTGTTCCAGAAGGTCATGCGCCGCGACCCCTCCGACAGCACCTGGATCGGTCGCGACCGGTTCATCCTCTCGGTGGGCCACAGCTCGCTCACGCAGTACACGCAGTTCTTCCTCGGCGGCTACGGCCTCGAGATCGAGGACCTCCAGGCCCTCCGCACGTGGGACTCCAAGACCCCGGGCCACCCGGAGTACGGCCACACCGACGGCGTCGAGATCACCACAGGCCCCCTCGGCCAGGGCCTCGCCTCCTCCGTGGGCTTCGCCTACGCCGCCCGCTACGAGCGCGGCCTCTTCGACCCCGAGACCCCGGCGGGCGAGAGCCCGTTCGACCACTTCGTGTACGTGATCGCCGGCGACGGCGACATGCAGGAGGGCATCACCTCCGAGGCCTCCTCCCTCGCGGGGCACCAGGAGCTCGGCAACCTCATCGCGATCTACGACAGCAACCAGATCTCCATCGAGGACGACACCGACATCGCCTTCACGGAGGACGTGGCCGCGCGCTACGAGGCCTACGGCTGGCACGTCCAGCACGTCGACTGGAAGAAGACGGGCGAGTACGTCGAGGACGTGCAGGAGCTGTTCGACGCCGTCGAGGCCGCCAAGGCCGAGACGCGCAAGCCCTCGCTCATCATCCTCAAGACGATCATCGGCTGGCCCTCCCCGAAGAAGCAGAACTCGGGCAAGATCCACGGCTCCGCCCTCGGTGCCGAGGAGCTCGCGGCCGTGAAGCAGATCGTCGGGTTCGACCCCGAGAAGAGCTTCGAGGTGCCGGACGGCGTCCTCGAGCACACCCGCCAGGCCGTCGAGCGCGGCCAGCAGCAGCACCGTGAGTGGGACGAGAAGCTCGCCGCGTGGGCCGAGGCCAACCCCGAGCGCAAGACGCTGCTCGACCGCGTCCTCGCCGGCGACGCCCCCGAGGGCCTCGATGAGGCGCTCCCCGTGTTCCCCGCGGGCAAGGACGTCTCGACGCGCGCCGCGTCCGGCAAGGTCATCAACGCCATCGCCGAGGTCATGCCCGAGCTGTGGGGCGGCTCCGCCGACCTCGCCGAGTCGAACAACACGACCATCGAGTCGGCTCCGTCGTTCGTGCCGGCCGAGCGCTCGACCGACATGTGGAAGGGCGACCCCTACGGCCGCGTCCTCCACTTCGGCATCCGCGAGCACGCCATGGGCGCGATCCTCAACGGCATCGTCCTGCACGGCAACACGCGCCCCTTCGGCGGCACGTTCCTCATCTTCAGCGACTACATGCGCCCGGCGGTCCGTCTCGCCGCGCTCATGAAGGCGCCGTCGATCTTCGTCTGGACGCACGACTCCGTCGCCCTCGGTGGCGACGGCCCGACGCACCAGCCGGTGGAGCAGCTCGCCAGCCTCCGCGCCATCCCGGGCCTCGACGTCATCCGCCCCGCGGACGCCAACGAGACCGCGCAGGCGTGGAAGACGATCCTCACGCGTCGCATGGGCCCCGCGGGCCTCGCGCTCTCGCGCCAGAACCTCCCGGTCCTGGAGCGCGGCACGGGTGACGCCACGGCCACCGAGTTCGCCTCGGCGGCCGGCGTGGCCAAGGGGGCGTACATCCTGGCCGACACCGAGGGCACGCCCGACGTGATCCTCATCGCCACGGGCTCCGAGGTCCAGTTCGCCGTCGAGGCCCGCGAGGCCCTCGCCGCGGACGGCGTCCAGGCCCGCGTCGTCAGCGCCCCGAGCCTCGAGTGGTTCGAGGAGCAGGACGCGGCGTACAAGGAGCACGTGCTCCCCGAGGCGGTCGCCGCGCGCGTCTCCGTCGAGGCGGGCATCTCGCTCTCCTGGAAGCAGTACGTCGGGCACCACGGCCGCAGCATCTCGATCGAGCACTTCGGCGCGAGCGCCGAGTACGAGGTCCTGTACCGCGAGTTCGGCATCACCACGGAGGCCGTCGTGAAGGCGGCCAAGGAGTCCATCGCCTCCCTCTAG
- the tal gene encoding transaldolase — MTDTTSPTAQLSAAGVSIWLDDLSRERIDAKGIEKVIAERDVVGITTNPTIFASALAKGEAYDAQVRELAADGADVDRAVFEITTRDVGEAARIFRPVYDRTAGFDGRVSIEVSPDFANDTQATIDEAHKLWDKIAEPNVMIKIPATREGLEAITEVIGAGISVNVTLIFSLERYREVINAYLTGLEKAKAAGIDLSTIHSVASFFVSRVDTEIDKRLDALGTDEATALKSKAGVANAQLAYQAFEQSFASERAQGLLGAGANKQRPLWASTGVKSPDLPDTLYVTQLVAADVVNTMPEKTLDATFDHGVIEGDTITGSYDAANDVLNRVDALGISYKEVTELLEQEGVEKFKVSWSELIETVTTALDGAK, encoded by the coding sequence ATGACCGACACCACTTCCCCCACCGCGCAGCTCTCCGCCGCGGGCGTCAGCATCTGGCTCGACGACCTGTCGCGCGAGCGCATCGATGCCAAGGGCATCGAGAAGGTGATCGCCGAGCGCGACGTCGTCGGCATCACGACGAACCCCACCATCTTCGCGTCGGCCCTCGCCAAGGGCGAGGCGTACGACGCCCAGGTCCGCGAGCTCGCGGCCGACGGCGCCGACGTCGACCGCGCGGTCTTCGAGATCACCACCCGCGACGTCGGCGAGGCCGCGCGCATCTTCCGCCCCGTCTACGACCGCACCGCCGGCTTCGACGGCCGCGTCTCCATCGAGGTGTCCCCCGACTTCGCCAACGACACGCAGGCGACCATCGACGAGGCCCACAAGCTGTGGGACAAGATCGCCGAGCCCAACGTCATGATCAAGATCCCCGCGACCCGCGAGGGCCTCGAGGCCATCACCGAGGTCATCGGCGCCGGCATCAGCGTCAACGTGACCCTGATCTTCAGCCTCGAGCGCTACCGCGAGGTCATCAACGCGTACCTCACCGGCCTCGAGAAGGCGAAGGCGGCGGGCATCGACCTGTCGACAATCCACTCGGTCGCCTCCTTCTTCGTGTCGCGCGTCGACACCGAGATCGACAAGCGCCTCGACGCTCTGGGCACCGACGAGGCCACCGCGCTGAAGAGCAAGGCCGGCGTCGCCAACGCGCAGCTCGCCTACCAGGCCTTCGAGCAGTCCTTCGCGTCCGAGCGGGCCCAGGGCCTCCTCGGCGCCGGCGCCAACAAGCAGCGCCCCCTCTGGGCCTCGACCGGTGTCAAGAGCCCCGACCTGCCCGACACGCTCTACGTGACGCAGCTCGTCGCCGCGGACGTCGTCAACACGATGCCCGAGAAGACGCTCGACGCCACGTTCGACCACGGCGTCATCGAGGGTGACACCATCACCGGCTCCTATGACGCCGCGAACGACGTCCTCAACCGGGTGGACGCGCTCGGCATCTCCTACAAGGAGGTCACCGAGCTCCTCGAGCAGGAGGGCGTCGAGAAGTTCAAGGTGTCGTGGAGCGAGCTCATCGAGACCGTCACGACCGCCCTGGACGGCGCCAAGTGA
- a CDS encoding glucose-6-phosphate isomerase, whose protein sequence is MSVRIALSGAAATAVETHVPALVEAHVASGITGLDGTLWGPDAESEATKRLGWTQAVSVSRPLVAEITALREELRGQGVDHIVLGGMGGSSLAPEVITRTAGVELTVLDSTDPGQVLAALGDRLATTAVVISSKSGSTLETDSQKRVYEKSFREAGIDPTTRIVIVTDPGSPLDQSARADGYRVFNADPDVGGRYSALTAFGLVPSGLAGADIGGLLDEAEAASAQLAVDDVSNPGLVLGAAIAGTSPLKDKLGIVSDGTHIVGFGDWVEQLIAESTGKLGTGLLPVVLPIDAPELGLGLADLQIARLVADVDAHDAAEGEIVISGTLGAQILTWEYAVAVAGRLLEINPFDQPDVEAAKVAARGLLDDRPAPQAPVVTTDGIEVRGTSEVTDGATDVSSAIDALLTQVGPTGYVAVQAFVDRLALPELESLRDAVARKVGRPVTFGWGPRFLHSTGQFHKGGTPVGVFLQITADAAEDLEIPDRPFTFGQLIQAQAAGDATVLAEHGRPVLRLNLTDPTTDARALLSTLE, encoded by the coding sequence GTGAGCGTGCGCATCGCGCTGAGCGGCGCGGCGGCCACGGCCGTCGAGACCCACGTCCCCGCGCTCGTCGAGGCGCACGTCGCCTCCGGCATCACCGGGCTGGACGGCACGCTGTGGGGACCGGACGCCGAGTCAGAGGCCACCAAGCGCCTCGGCTGGACGCAGGCGGTCTCCGTCTCCCGTCCGCTCGTCGCCGAGATCACGGCGCTCCGCGAGGAGCTCCGCGGCCAGGGCGTCGACCACATCGTCCTCGGCGGCATGGGCGGATCCTCGCTCGCACCCGAGGTCATCACCCGCACCGCGGGCGTCGAGCTCACGGTCCTCGACTCGACCGACCCGGGCCAGGTGCTCGCCGCGCTCGGCGACCGCCTCGCCACCACCGCGGTCGTCATCTCCTCGAAGTCGGGATCCACGCTCGAGACGGACAGCCAGAAGCGCGTCTACGAGAAGTCGTTCCGCGAGGCGGGCATCGACCCGACCACGCGCATCGTCATCGTGACCGACCCGGGCTCTCCGCTCGACCAGTCGGCCCGTGCCGACGGCTACCGCGTCTTCAACGCGGACCCCGACGTCGGGGGCCGCTACAGCGCGCTGACCGCGTTCGGCCTCGTGCCGTCCGGTCTCGCCGGCGCCGACATCGGCGGCCTGCTCGACGAGGCGGAGGCCGCGTCCGCGCAGCTCGCCGTCGACGACGTGTCGAACCCGGGCCTCGTGCTCGGCGCCGCCATCGCCGGCACCTCGCCGCTCAAGGACAAGCTCGGCATCGTCTCCGACGGCACGCACATCGTGGGCTTCGGCGACTGGGTCGAGCAGCTCATCGCGGAGTCCACCGGCAAGCTCGGCACGGGCCTCCTGCCCGTCGTGCTGCCGATCGACGCCCCCGAGCTGGGCCTCGGGCTCGCCGACCTGCAGATCGCGCGTCTCGTCGCCGACGTCGACGCGCACGACGCGGCCGAGGGCGAGATCGTCATCAGCGGCACGCTCGGCGCGCAGATCCTCACGTGGGAGTACGCCGTCGCCGTCGCGGGCCGTCTGCTCGAGATCAACCCCTTCGACCAGCCCGACGTGGAGGCCGCCAAGGTCGCCGCGCGCGGACTGCTCGACGACCGTCCCGCTCCCCAGGCCCCCGTCGTCACGACGGACGGCATCGAGGTGCGCGGCACGAGCGAGGTCACCGACGGCGCGACCGACGTCTCCTCCGCCATCGACGCCCTGCTCACGCAGGTCGGCCCCACGGGCTACGTCGCCGTGCAGGCCTTCGTCGACCGCCTCGCGCTGCCGGAGCTCGAGAGCCTGCGCGACGCGGTGGCCCGCAAGGTCGGCCGCCCCGTCACGTTCGGCTGGGGCCCGCGCTTCCTCCACTCCACGGGGCAGTTCCACAAGGGCGGCACCCCCGTCGGCGTGTTCCTGCAGATCACCGCGGACGCGGCCGAGGATCTCGAGATCCCCGACCGCCCCTTCACCTTCGGGCAGCTCATCCAGGCGCAGGCCGCCGGCGACGCCACCGTGCTCGCCGAGCACGGCCGTCCCGTCCTGCGACTGAACCTGACCGACCCCACCACGGACGCCCGGGCCCTGCTCTCGACGCTCGAATGA